The nucleotide window CCTTTCGCCAGCCCATGGGGATCCTATTGTCGTTCCAACGCAGGATATTGTTTTGGGGATTTACTACATGAGCCGGGCAGTTCCGGGCGTCAAGGGAGAGGGCAAGGTATTTGCGAATCCTGAGGAAGTGCGATCTGCCTATGATGCAGGCGAGGTGGCCCTTCACGCCTGTATTTCGGTTCGTATGGATGGCCAACGCGTTGAGACTACTGTTGGGCGTATCATCCTCAGAGAGGTCCTGCCCAATGAACCGATTGTGCGTTTGAGTCACATCATGATTTCTTCAAAACACGAGGCTGATGCCGCGCTGGCAGACTTGAGAGATGGAGGGAATTTTGTTCAGATAGCCCAGACCAGCTCGAAAAGCGTTAGCCGTGACGTAGGCGGCGACATGGGGTTTGTGCGGATGGAAATACTGGAAGACGTTTTCGGGATTAGTCCGCAGAAGGCGCAAGAGGTTTTTGGGCTGCAAGAAGGTGAGTTTACTGACATTGTCAAGGGGAACGGAGACTGTCACATATTCAAGATGGGGGAAAAGAGACGCGGTATTCCTTTTGATCTTATCAATAAAACAATGGACAAGAAATGTCTCAGCGGGCTGATCAATTACTGCTATAGAATCCTGGGAGGCAAGGCGACGGTCATCCTGTCGGATCGCTTGAAGGACATTGGGTATAGATATGCTACCAAGGCTGGGATATCTGTTTGTATTGATGATATGGTCATTCCGCGGAAAAAGTGGGATATCATCAAGATGGCTGAAAAGCAGGTTGCTGAAATCACCGAACAGTACACGGAGGGCCTGATAACCGGGGGCGAAAAGTACAATAAGGTAGTTGACATTTGGGCCAAGGCTACCACTGATGTGGCCCAGGAAATGATGGATGAGATGAAGGTCGCATCCGTCGTGGATGAGGATGGGCAGCCTGTTTCGGAGGATACCAGCCAACCGATCACGGCGCAAAGCTTCAATCCCATTTACATGATGGCAGATTCTGGATCACGTGGCAGCAAAGATCAGATGCGGCAGTTGGCTGGCATGAGGGGTCTCATGGCTAAACCTTCCGGCGAGATTATCGAAACCCCGATCACAGCTAACTTTCGTGAAGGCCTTACAGTGCTCCAGTATTTTAGCTCGACCCATGGCGCGCGAAAGGGCCTGGCTGACACTGCACTCAAGACTGCCAATTCAGGGTATCTAACACGTCGCCTGGTAGACGTTGCCCAGGATTGCACTGTCTTTGAAGATGATTGCGGCACAATCACGGGGATTGAAGTTGAGTCCCTTGTTGAAGGTGGCGAGATCATTCAAAAGGTGGGAGAACGCGTGCTTGGGCGCGTAGCTCTCGACGATATCAGGGATCCGTACACGGATGAGATCCTGGTCCGCGCCAATGAGGAGATTAATGAAGACAGGGTCGCCAAGATTGACAATGCGGGGCTAATCAAGATCAGGATCCGTTCGGCCCTCACCTGCCGTTCCCGAGATGGGGTTTGTTGCAGGTGTTACGGCCGAGATTTGGCCAACGGGAAGTTCGTGGAGATTGGCACACCAGTCGGTATTCTTGCTGCCCAGTCTATCGGTGAACCTGGCACACAGCTTACCATGCGAACCTTCCATATCGGCGGCACCGCCCGTGGAGCGGCAGAACAGGCTGACTTTAGGGCAGTGAACGCCGGCAAGGTGAAGTATATTGATCTGCACACGGTTGAGAACGTGGAAGGTGAACATGTGGTCATGAATCGCCAGGGCGGGGAGTTGGCCATTGTGGACGAGAAGGGCCGTGAGCGAGAGCGATATCCTGTCATCTACGGCGCCCATTTCAGGGTAGCGGACGGTCAAAAGGTCAAAGCAGGTGATCTGGTGGTGCTGTGGGATCCTTACACGACCCCGATTCTTACTGAGGTTGGAGGCAAGGTGAAGTTCGGAGACGTCATTGCCGGAACAACGCTTAAGGAAAAAGTTGACCCTGTAACAGGCAAGGCGAGCTACGTGATTGTGGAAGCAAAGGATGCTGATGTTCGCCCGAGGATTTCCATTAAGGACGAGGCAGGCAAAACCGCGAAGCTGCCTGGAGGTGGGATGGCCCGCTATTTTCTGCCGACCGAGGCCATTCTCATGGTCTCTGAGGGAGATATGGTTGACGCTGGTCATGTTATTGCGAAGCTGCCACGTGAGACCACCAAAACCAAAGACATTACGGGAGGTCTTCCGCGCATAGCAGAGCTTTTTGAATGCAGAAAACCAAAGGAGGCCTCTGTC belongs to Deltaproteobacteria bacterium and includes:
- the rpoC gene encoding DNA-directed RNA polymerase subunit beta', with amino-acid sequence MEELYSFFAKPKDPLNYTAIRIALASAEKINEWSYGEIKKPETINYRTFKPERDGLFCAKIFGPTKDYECNCGKYKRMKHRGVVCEKCGVEVIQSKVRRERMGHIKLATPVAHIWFLRSLPSKIGNLLDLAMKDLEKVLYFDSYIVTDPKNTDLAMHQLLSEERYREALEKYGHEFEAGIGAEAIKVLLERLDLDEEYSRLRAEILSTGSETKRKKLSKQLKVVDAFRGSGNRPEWMIMDVIPVLPPDLRPLVPLEGGRFATSDLNDLYRRVINRNNRLKRLQELRAPEIIIRNEKRMLQEATDVLFDNGRHGRVVTGQNRRPLKSLSDALRGKQGRFRQNLLGKRVDYSGRTVIVIGPDLRLHQCGLPKKMALELFKPFVFYRLEEKGLVTTVKSAKKLVERETPEVWDTLDEVVREYPVILNRAPTLHRLGMQAFEPILIEGKAIQLHPLVCTAFNADFDGDQMAVHVPLSIEAQIEARVLMLSSNNILSPAHGDPIVVPTQDIVLGIYYMSRAVPGVKGEGKVFANPEEVRSAYDAGEVALHACISVRMDGQRVETTVGRIILREVLPNEPIVRLSHIMISSKHEADAALADLRDGGNFVQIAQTSSKSVSRDVGGDMGFVRMEILEDVFGISPQKAQEVFGLQEGEFTDIVKGNGDCHIFKMGEKRRGIPFDLINKTMDKKCLSGLINYCYRILGGKATVILSDRLKDIGYRYATKAGISVCIDDMVIPRKKWDIIKMAEKQVAEITEQYTEGLITGGEKYNKVVDIWAKATTDVAQEMMDEMKVASVVDEDGQPVSEDTSQPITAQSFNPIYMMADSGSRGSKDQMRQLAGMRGLMAKPSGEIIETPITANFREGLTVLQYFSSTHGARKGLADTALKTANSGYLTRRLVDVAQDCTVFEDDCGTITGIEVESLVEGGEIIQKVGERVLGRVALDDIRDPYTDEILVRANEEINEDRVAKIDNAGLIKIRIRSALTCRSRDGVCCRCYGRDLANGKFVEIGTPVGILAAQSIGEPGTQLTMRTFHIGGTARGAAEQADFRAVNAGKVKYIDLHTVENVEGEHVVMNRQGGELAIVDEKGRERERYPVIYGAHFRVADGQKVKAGDLVVLWDPYTTPILTEVGGKVKFGDVIAGTTLKEKVDPVTGKASYVIVEAKDADVRPRISIKDEAGKTAKLPGGGMARYFLPTEAILMVSEGDMVDAGHVIAKLPRETTKTKDITGGLPRIAELFECRKPKEASVLTEIDGYVNIAKGTKKGKQKITIIPADVGEKKEYLIPRGKHINVVEGDFLRAGDPLIGGAANPHDILSIRGEQALARYLVDQIQEVYRLQGVRINDKHIEVIVRQMLGRVKIVDVGDTGFILEEHVEKTRFEDVNRRVAAEGGRPAVANPVLLGITKASLSTESFISAASFQETTKVLSEASIAGKVDHLKGLKENVIMGRIIPAGTGMGRYRNAAMVLRAEGVREELPEDILGGSHAQDAEIAHT